In Cellulomonas sp. Y8, the genomic stretch GCTGGAGTACTGCAACGTGAAGGGCGGCACCGCGCTGTCCGACCAGCGCCGGGCCAACGGCGCCGCCGAGCCGTACGACATCAAGCTCTGGTGCCTGGGCAACGAGATGGACGGCCCGTGGCAGATCGGGCACAAGACCGCGCACGAGTACGGCCGGCTCGCCGCCGAGACCGCCCGCGCGATGCGGATGATCCAGCCCGACCTCGAGCTGGTCGCCTGCGGCTCGTCCGGCGTGCCGATCCCGACGTTCGGCCAGTGGGAGCAGACGGTGCTCTCCGAGACCTACGAGCACGTCGACATGATCTCGGCGCACGCGTACTACGCCGAGGAGGACGGCGACCTCGGGTCGTTCCTCGCCTCGGCCGTCGACATGGACCACTTCATCGACTCGGTGACCGCGGTGGCCGACGGCGTCCGGGCGCACAAGAAGGTCGCCAAGCGGATCCAGATCTCGTTCGACGAGTGGAACGTCTGGTACCAGAAGCGCGCCGAGTCGGTGCCGCCGTCGGGCGACGACTGGCCGGTCGCGCCGGTCCTGCTCGAGGACAAGTACAACGTCGCCGACGCCGTCGTGGTGGGCAACCTGCTCATCTCGCTGCTCCGGCACACCGACCGGGTGCACTCCGCGTCGCTCGCCCAGCTGGTCAACGTGATCGCGCCGATCATGACCGAGCCCGGCGGCCGCGTCTGGCGGCAGACGACGTTCCACCCGTTCGCGCAGGCGTCGCAGTACGCGACCGGCGAGGTGCTGCAGGTCGCGATCGACGCCCCGACGTACGAGACCGCGAAGTTCGGCGACGCCCCGCTGGTCGACGCCGTGGCCACCCGGGACCCGGAGACCGGCGCCGTCGCGCTGTTCGCGGTCAACCGCTCGACCACGGAGACGGTGACGCTCGAGGTCGACACCCGGTCGATCCCCGGGCTGCGGGTGCTCGGCGCCACCAGCCTGTCGAACCCGGACCACACGTGGGTCGCCACCGCCGACGACGACACCGCGGTGCTGCCGCGGGACAACGACTCCGCGACGATCGACGGCGGCCGGCTCACCGTCCGGGTGCCGCCGGTGTCGTGGAACGTCGTCCGGCTCGGTGCCTGAGGGCGACGCCGCCGGCGCCCGCGCGCCCCGTCCCCGCCGCCGCGGCCTGCTGGTCGCGGCGGCGGTGACGGCGGTCGCCCTCGTGGGGGCCGGGGGTGCGGCGGTCGCGACCCGCTCGGGTGCGCCCGCCGCCACCGAGATCCCGGTCGCGGGCGACGTCGGCGTGCACGACCCCGCGCTCGCCGTGGGCGAGGGCGACGACCCCTGGTACGTGTACTCGACCGGCGACCAGCGGGAGAACGCCGGGGCCGTCCAGGTCCGCCGGTCCACCGACCGCGGCGCGACCTGGGAGTACCTCGGCACCGCGTGGGGGCCGTCCGACTCCCCGCGGTGGGCCCAGGAGGCCGTCCCGGGCGTCGTGAACTACTGGGCGCCCGAGCTCTACGAGCACGACGGCACCTGGTACCTCTACTACGCCGCGTCGACCTTCGGCTCGAACCGCTCGGTCATCGGCCTGCGCACCAGCCCGACGCTCGACCCCGAGGACCCGGACTACGGCTGGGTCGACCGCGGCGAGGTGTGGCGGTCGGAGCCGGCCGACGACTACAACGCGATCGACCCCGGCATCGTGGAGGACGCCGACGGCACGCCCTGGATGCTGTTCGGGTCGTACTGGTCCGGCATCCAGGTGGTCGAGCTGGCCTGGCCGGACGGGCTGCCGGCGGCGGGGGCGTCGCCCGTGGGGCTCGCGAGCCGGCTGGCCTCGCCGCACGCGATCGAGGCCCCGTACGTCGTCGAGCACGACGGCTGGTACTACCTGCTGGTGTCCGAGGACGCGTGCTGCCAGGGCACCGACTCGACGTACAAGGTCGCGGTCGGGAGGTCGCGGGACGTCACCGGGCCGTACGTCACGCGGGACGGCACGGACCTGCTGCTCGACGGCGGCGACGTGCTGCTGGAGACCGCGGGGGACCGGGTCGGCCCGGGCGGGCAGTCGGCGTCGGGCGGCGTGCTGGCGTACCACTACTACGACGCGGCCACGGGTGGGACGCCCACCCTCGGGCTGCGCGAGATCGCGTGGGACGCCGAGGGCTGGCCGGTGCTGACGACCGAGGAGGAGCAGGCGGGCTGACCCGAGCCCGACCGCCTGGTCCGGCCCGCCCCCCCGGCCCTCCGGCCCGTCAGTGGAGGGTTGTGACCGACACGCCGACGGCGTGTCGGTCACAACCTTCCACTCGTCCGGCAGGCGGGGCTAGAGGGGCTGGTGCAGGACCAGGTCGTGGTGCCGCTGGTCGCCGACCTGGAACGTGCGCTCGCCGACGACCTCGAACCCCCGAGCGCCGGTAGAACGCCTGGGCCCGCAGGTTCTCGCCGTTGACGCCCAGCCACACCCCGGCGGCGTCCCGGGTGCGGGCGGCGTCGAGGCTCGCGGCCATGAGCGCGCCGGCCACGCCGCCGCCGTGCCGGCCGGGCAGCACGTAGCACTTGCTCAGCTCGACCGTCGGGCGGAGCGGCACGGCCGCGGCGACCTCGGCGGCGTACGGCTCGCCCGCGACCAGCATCGTGTAGCCGACCAGCTCGCCGTCGGCGTCGGCGACCAGCAGGTCCCGGGTTGGGTCGGCGAGGTAGGTCGCGAAGTGCTCCGGCGTCAGGTTCCCGGCGATGAACGCCGCGTGGTCCTCGGGCGTGGACGACGGCGGGCAGGCGAGCGGGAACGTCGCGGCGGCGAGGTCGGCGAGCGGGGCGGCCTCGTCGGCGCGGGCGCGGCGGACCACCGGCGGGGCGGCGGTCGCGGGCGCGTCCGGCGCCCCGGCGGTCCCGGCCGTGGTCACCGCGCGCCCCAGCGGGCCCGGATCGCGCGCCGCGCGGTCCGCACCACCAGCCCGAGCACCCACACCGAGCCCGCGACCGTCGCCGCGTCGACCCCCCGGCGGGTGGCGTTGCGGCGACCGCGGAACTCGCGCATCGGCCAGCCGACCTCGGCCGCGTGCTTGCGCAGCCGGCCGTCCGGGTTGATGGCGCACGGGAAGCCGACCTCGGACAGGATCGGCACGTCGTTGGTGGAGTCGCCGTAGGCGAACGACCGCTCCAGGTCCAGGCCCTCGCGCTCGGCCAGCGCCCGGACCGCCTCGGCCTTCGCGCGGCCGTGCAGCAGGTCCCCGACGAGCCGGCCGGTGTAGAAGCCGTCCTTGTGCTCCGCGATCGTGCCGAGGGCGCCGGTCGCGCCGAGCCGGCGGGCGATGATGTCGGCGATCTCGACCGGGGTGGCCGTGACCAGCCAGACCTCGTGCCCGGCGCGCAGGTGCTGGTCCAGCAGCCGCTGCGTGCCCGGGAAGATCCGGAGCGCGAGCACCTCGTCGTAGATGTCCTCGGCGATCGCCACGACCTCGGCGACCGAGCGGCCGTGCATGATCTCGAGCGCGCGCTGGCGGACCTCGTCGATCTGCTGCCGGTTCTCGCCGAACGTCAGGTAGCGGATCTGGTGCACCGCGAACCGGACGATGTCCGAGCGCTGGAAGAAGGCGCGGCGGTAGAGGCCGACGGCGAGGTGGAACGAGCTCGCGCCGCGGATGATCGTGTTGTCCACGTCGAAGAACGCGGCCACGCGCCCCGTCGGCGCCGTCGGCGCGGGCGCGCCGGTCAGGGGCTCGGTGGGCTCGGGCACGCCGCCACTGTAGTCACGGACCTAGGCTCGTGCCGTGCCGACCCCGCCAGCCGAGACCCCGCCAGCCGAGACCCCGCCAGCCGAGACCCCGCCCCGCGTCGTCCTCTACTCCCGCGCGGGGTGCCACCTGTGCGACGCCGCCCGCGACCTCGTGGCCGAGGTGGCCGCCGAGCGCGGCGCGTCCTGGGCCGAGGTGGACGTCGACGCGGGCGGCACGGCCCGCGACGGGCGACCGCTCGCGACGGCCTACGGCGAGCTGCTGCCGGTCGTCGAGGTCGACGGTGCGCGGGTCGGCTACTGGCAGATCGACCGCCACCGGCTCGTCGACGCCCTCGCGGCGGCCCCGCAGGCCTAGGCTGTCGCCGTGCGAGCCCTGCCGCCGACCACCGTCGCCCGCCTGCCGGGATACCTGCGCTCCCTCGGCGGCCTCGCGTCGGAGGGCGTGACCACCACGTCGTCCGACCAGCTCGCCGAGCTCGTCGGCGCGTCCCCCGCGCAGCTCCGCAAGGACCTGTCGTACCTGGGCGCGGGCGGCCGCCGCGGCGTCGGGTACGAGGTCGACCACCTGCGCCGGCAGATCGCGCAGGCGCTCGGCATGACCGAGGAGCGCCGCGTCGTCATCGTCGGCATCGGCAACCTGGGGCACGCCCTCGCGACCTACTCGGGCTTCGCGGACCGCGGGTTCGTGCTGGTCGGCCTGTTCGACACCGACCCGGAGCTGGTCGGCACCGAGGTCGGCGGGCACGTCGTGCAGCACGTCGACGGCCTGGAGCGGGCGGTCGAGGAGCAGGAGGCGAGCGTGGCGATCGTCGCGACGCCGGCGTCCGCCGCGCAGCCCACCACGGACCGGCTGGTCGCCGCGGGCGTGACCGGGGTGCTGAACTTCGCGCCGCGCACGGTGCGGGTGCCCGACGGGGTGGACGTCCGCGAGGTCGACCTCGGGTCGGAGCTGCAGATCCTGGGCTTCCACGCGCGCCAGCGCTCGGGCGCCGCGGCCGCGCCGGCCGTGGTCGCCGAGCCCGAGCCGGTCCCCCGCCGCCGACTGACCGCGCCCGCGCCAGGGCCCGCCGAGCGAGCAGCCGACGCGTCGAGCGAGTAGTCGGCGGGTACTCGGTCGACGCGTCGGCTACCCGGTCGACGCGGGACGCACGAGAGGGCCCGGTCGACCGCGGCAGGGGTGCGCGGTCGACCGGGCCCTCACGTGCGCCGCCCCCGGCGTGCGCGCGGGGCGCGGCCGGGGGCGGCGGGTCGTGCGGAGGCTCAGGCCTGCTTGATGGCCGAGACCTCGAGGTTGATGACGACCTTGTCGGACACCAGGACGCCGCCGGCCTCGAGGGCCGCGTTCCAGGTGATGCCGAACTCCTTGCGGGAGATGGTCACCGAGGCGGAGAAGCCCGCGCGCTGGTTGCCGAACGGGTCGGTGGCGGCGCCGCCGAACTCGGTGGCCAGCTCGACCGTCTTGGTCACGCCGTTGATGGTGAGCTCGCCGGTCACGACGTAGTCCTCGCCGTCCGCGGCGACCGAGGTCGAGGCGAAGGTCCACTCGCCGAACTTCTCCAGGTCGAAGAAGTCGGTCGAGCCCTTGAGGTGGCCGTCGCGGTTCGCGTCGCCGGTGGCGATGGTCGACGGGTCGAGCGAGGCGGTCACACCGGACAGCGTGAGGTCCTCGGCGACGGTGATGGTGCCGGAGGTCACCGCGACGGTGCCGCGGACCTTGGAGATGCCCGCGTGGCGGACGGTGAAGGACGCCTCGGTGTGCGAGGGGTCGATCGCCCAGGTGCCGGCGGTGAGGGCGGTGGGGAGCGTCGTGGTCGACATGGTGCCTCCTGCGAAGTATTGGTTGAAGCATCAACTGCGGTTAGTTGAGATTTCTACTACAGTGGAGCCTGCTGCGCAAGGCCTGTGGGACGATCAGCCACCGACGTCACAGGCGGGCGCGGGAGGAGGACGGCGATGAGCACCACGACCACCGGGAGCGCGACGACCAGGGCGCCGCGGGACCCCGATGACGTCCGCTGGCTGACGGCGGACGAGCAGCGCGCGTGGCGCGCGTACCGGGACGGCACCGCCCGGCTGCTCGACGTGCTCGCGCACGAGCTGGAGCAGGACTCCGGCCTGTCGCTCGGCGAGTACGAGGTGCTGGTCCGGCTGTCCGAGGCGCCGCAGCGCACGCTCCGCATGTCGGAGCTCGCGGGCGAGCTCGCGCACTCTCGGAGCCGCCTCACGCACACCGTCCGCCGCATGGAGGCCGCCGGCCTGGTCGAGCGCGCCCCCTGCCTGGAGGACGCCCGCGGTGTGAACTGCACCATGACCGAGACCGGCTGGCGCCGGCTCGTGGACGCCGCGCCCTCGCACGTCGAGTCCGTGCGCGCGCACCTCGTCGACGTGCTCACGCCGGTCCAGATGCAGGCCCTGGGCGACGCGATGGCCGCGGTCGGCGCCGCGCTGCAGGCCGGCTGCGCCCAGGTCGAGGCCGACGCGGAGGCCGCCGGACGCTGATCCGTCGGGTCCCCGCGCCCCGGCGCGGTCCGACCACCCAGCCGGGTTTGCGAGACTGACCCCATGGTCGCCACCACCATCCACCTCATGCGGCACGGCGAGGTGCACAACCCCGAGGGCGTGCTCTACGGACGGCTCGACGGGTACCACCTGTCCGAGCGGGGCCGCGAGATGGCCGAGCGCGTCGCCGCGCACCTGGCCGGCACGCTCGACGGGCCGCGCCGCGACGTCACCGCCCTGTTCGCGTCGCCGCTGACGCGCGCCCAGGAGACGGTCGCCCCGATCGCCGAGGCGCTCGGCCTGCCCGTCACCACCGACGAGCGCCTGCTCGAGGCCGAGAACAAGTTCCAGGGCCTGACGTTCGGCGTCGGCGACGGCTCGCTGCGGCACCCGCGGCACTGGCCGCTGCTGGTCAACCCGTTCCGGCCGTCCTGGGGCGAGCCGTACCGGCAGCAGGTCGGCCGGATGCTCGCGGTGGTCGAGCGGGCCCGCGACGCCGCCCGCGGGCACGAGGCCGTGCTCGTCAGCCACCAGCTGCCGATCTGGGTCACCCGGCTCGCGCTGGAGGACCGCCGGCTCTGGCACGACCCGCGCCGCCGGCAGTGCTCGCTCGCGTCGCTGACCTCCCTGACCTACGAGGACGACCGCCTGGTGCGCATCGGCTACACCGAGCCCGCGGCCGACCTGCTGCCCGGGGCCTCGGCGGTGGCGGGCGCATGACGACCCGCAGCCGCGCCCGTCGCGCCGCCGCGACCGCCGTCGCGCTCGGCGCCGTCCTCGCGCTCGCCGCGTGCTCCGGCGGGGGCGACGGCACGGGCTCGGACACCGACGTCGCCGACCAGGGCTACGTCTCCGGCGACGGGTCGTTCACCCAGTGGGCGGTCGCCGACCGGCAGGGCCCCGTCGAGGTCGCCGGCACGGACTACGCCGGGGACGCCGTGGACATCGCGGACTGGCGGGGCGACGTCGTCGTGCTCAACACCTGGTACGCGGCGTGCCCGCCGTGCCGGGAGGAGGCGCCCGACCTCGTCGACATCGCGAACGAGTACGCGGACTCCGGCGTGCACCTGCTCGGCATCAACGGGGTCGACGACGCCGGGGCGGCCGAGCCGTTCCAGCAGAACTTCGACGTGCCGTACCCGAGCATCGACGACCGCGACAAGCACGCCATCGCGGCGCTGCA encodes the following:
- a CDS encoding redox-sensing transcriptional repressor Rex translates to MRALPPTTVARLPGYLRSLGGLASEGVTTTSSDQLAELVGASPAQLRKDLSYLGAGGRRGVGYEVDHLRRQIAQALGMTEERRVVIVGIGNLGHALATYSGFADRGFVLVGLFDTDPELVGTEVGGHVVQHVDGLERAVEEQEASVAIVATPASAAQPTTDRLVAAGVTGVLNFAPRTVRVPDGVDVREVDLGSELQILGFHARQRSGAAAAPAVVAEPEPVPRRRLTAPAPGPAERAADASSE
- a CDS encoding TlpA disulfide reductase family protein, with product MTTRSRARRAAATAVALGAVLALAACSGGGDGTGSDTDVADQGYVSGDGSFTQWAVADRQGPVEVAGTDYAGDAVDIADWRGDVVVLNTWYAACPPCREEAPDLVDIANEYADSGVHLLGINGVDDAGAAEPFQQNFDVPYPSIDDRDKHAIAALQGIVPIQATPTTVVLDRDGKVAARIVGLAEGSTLRALIDEVLAEDGGASA
- a CDS encoding histidine phosphatase family protein; translated protein: MVATTIHLMRHGEVHNPEGVLYGRLDGYHLSERGREMAERVAAHLAGTLDGPRRDVTALFASPLTRAQETVAPIAEALGLPVTTDERLLEAENKFQGLTFGVGDGSLRHPRHWPLLVNPFRPSWGEPYRQQVGRMLAVVERARDAARGHEAVLVSHQLPIWVTRLALEDRRLWHDPRRRQCSLASLTSLTYEDDRLVRIGYTEPAADLLPGASAVAGA
- a CDS encoding alpha-N-arabinofuranosidase; its protein translation is MTTVTLTLDPAFRVGPVRRRTFGAFVEHLGRCVYTGIHDPEHPTADADGFRADVIGLTKELGVSTVRYPGGNFVSGYRWEDGVGPRDQRPRRLDLAWHSTEPNLVGVDEFMRWTKASGTEAMMAVNLGTRGVQEALDLLEYCNVKGGTALSDQRRANGAAEPYDIKLWCLGNEMDGPWQIGHKTAHEYGRLAAETARAMRMIQPDLELVACGSSGVPIPTFGQWEQTVLSETYEHVDMISAHAYYAEEDGDLGSFLASAVDMDHFIDSVTAVADGVRAHKKVAKRIQISFDEWNVWYQKRAESVPPSGDDWPVAPVLLEDKYNVADAVVVGNLLISLLRHTDRVHSASLAQLVNVIAPIMTEPGGRVWRQTTFHPFAQASQYATGEVLQVAIDAPTYETAKFGDAPLVDAVATRDPETGAVALFAVNRSTTETVTLEVDTRSIPGLRVLGATSLSNPDHTWVATADDDTAVLPRDNDSATIDGGRLTVRVPPVSWNVVRLGA
- a CDS encoding YceI family protein; amino-acid sequence: MSTTTLPTALTAGTWAIDPSHTEASFTVRHAGISKVRGTVAVTSGTITVAEDLTLSGVTASLDPSTIATGDANRDGHLKGSTDFFDLEKFGEWTFASTSVAADGEDYVVTGELTINGVTKTVELATEFGGAATDPFGNQRAGFSASVTISRKEFGITWNAALEAGGVLVSDKVVINLEVSAIKQA
- a CDS encoding glutaredoxin family protein, whose protein sequence is MPTPPAETPPAETPPAETPPRVVLYSRAGCHLCDAARDLVAEVAAERGASWAEVDVDAGGTARDGRPLATAYGELLPVVEVDGARVGYWQIDRHRLVDALAAAPQA
- a CDS encoding arabinan endo-1,5-alpha-L-arabinosidase, which produces MPEGDAAGARAPRPRRRGLLVAAAVTAVALVGAGGAAVATRSGAPAATEIPVAGDVGVHDPALAVGEGDDPWYVYSTGDQRENAGAVQVRRSTDRGATWEYLGTAWGPSDSPRWAQEAVPGVVNYWAPELYEHDGTWYLYYAASTFGSNRSVIGLRTSPTLDPEDPDYGWVDRGEVWRSEPADDYNAIDPGIVEDADGTPWMLFGSYWSGIQVVELAWPDGLPAAGASPVGLASRLASPHAIEAPYVVEHDGWYYLLVSEDACCQGTDSTYKVAVGRSRDVTGPYVTRDGTDLLLDGGDVLLETAGDRVGPGGQSASGGVLAYHYYDAATGGTPTLGLREIAWDAEGWPVLTTEEEQAG
- a CDS encoding HAD family phosphatase yields the protein MPEPTEPLTGAPAPTAPTGRVAAFFDVDNTIIRGASSFHLAVGLYRRAFFQRSDIVRFAVHQIRYLTFGENRQQIDEVRQRALEIMHGRSVAEVVAIAEDIYDEVLALRIFPGTQRLLDQHLRAGHEVWLVTATPVEIADIIARRLGATGALGTIAEHKDGFYTGRLVGDLLHGRAKAEAVRALAEREGLDLERSFAYGDSTNDVPILSEVGFPCAINPDGRLRKHAAEVGWPMREFRGRRNATRRGVDAATVAGSVWVLGLVVRTARRAIRARWGAR
- a CDS encoding N-acetyltransferase family protein, with product MTTAGTAGAPDAPATAAPPVVRRARADEAAPLADLAAATFPLACPPSSTPEDHAAFIAGNLTPEHFATYLADPTRDLLVADADGELVGYTMLVAGEPYAAEVAAAVPLRPTVELSKCYVLPGRHGGGVAGALMAASLDAARTRDAAGVWLGVNGENLRAQAFYRRSGVRGRRRAHVPGRRPAAPRPGPAPAPLAPPAGRVEGCDRHAVGVSVTTLH
- a CDS encoding MarR family winged helix-turn-helix transcriptional regulator, which gives rise to MSTTTTGSATTRAPRDPDDVRWLTADEQRAWRAYRDGTARLLDVLAHELEQDSGLSLGEYEVLVRLSEAPQRTLRMSELAGELAHSRSRLTHTVRRMEAAGLVERAPCLEDARGVNCTMTETGWRRLVDAAPSHVESVRAHLVDVLTPVQMQALGDAMAAVGAALQAGCAQVEADAEAAGR